Proteins encoded by one window of Clostridium cagae:
- a CDS encoding PHP domain-containing protein, giving the protein MYKKGDFHIHSTSSDGGYTPKQVVNFAKKRGVDIISLTDHNNTCGIDESILEGEKIGVKVIPGVELSTKHKNGSRVHILGYFKDESYKDELLVKILKDVKNHKINNIKKILGRYIEINKGDRLSVDNGIKILKFFGATVVLAHPVLLNRNDFIEIIELDFDGLEAKYFSNSEEDTKYFSKVAKNKNLLYSAGSDFHNYKKDYREHGLIGDVYLNENEIYNFLTKGGLYPYI; this is encoded by the coding sequence ATGTATAAAAAAGGAGATTTTCATATTCACTCAACATCTTCAGATGGTGGTTATACCCCAAAACAAGTTGTTAATTTTGCTAAAAAAAGAGGTGTTGATATAATTTCTTTAACAGATCATAACAATACTTGTGGTATAGATGAATCTATATTAGAGGGGGAAAAAATAGGAGTTAAAGTAATACCAGGAGTTGAACTTTCAACCAAGCATAAAAATGGAAGTAGGGTTCATATATTAGGATATTTTAAGGATGAGAGTTATAAAGATGAACTTCTTGTTAAAATTTTAAAAGATGTGAAAAATCATAAGATAAATAATATAAAGAAAATACTAGGAAGATATATAGAAATTAATAAAGGTGATAGATTATCTGTTGATAATGGAATTAAAATATTAAAGTTTTTTGGAGCAACAGTCGTACTTGCACATCCTGTACTGCTTAATAGAAATGATTTTATTGAAATTATAGAACTAGACTTTGATGGATTGGAAGCTAAATATTTTAGTAATAGTGAAGAAGATACAAAATATTTTTCAAAAGTTGCTAAAAATAAGAATCTTCTTTATAGCGCAGGATCGGATTTTCATAATTATAAGAAGGATTATAGAGAACATGGCCTTATAGGAGATGTATATTTAAATGAAAATGAAATATATAATTTTCTAACAAAAGGTGGATTGTATCCATACATTTGA